The Hymenobacter sp. GOD-10R genome includes a window with the following:
- a CDS encoding RagB/SusD family nutrient uptake outer membrane protein has protein sequence MYAHLRYIYGEAYYYNVTETGTDEVTYGQSADENFLAADLSGRAAFNGNNSRADRVWFAAFPNINTASGVIKNASAVGTVSPALVAEARFFRAFDYFLLVQTFGGVPLDLGSGELQFNTTPIRTSVRNTVPEVYTKAVFPDLLIAINDLPATPRVIGGVTKTLARLYLAKAYLTYAWWLENPNNIPTYPEAQRTDPDGHNAQWYYQKAYDLAADGIDNPGQYRLQPTYYDVNVGTNDRNAETMLYADHTESSQLYNAGDLSNGSAGAPDNFASWMLTWNYPSIRSFKTAGASGTGNASSVQREAVQPLGRPWVRMAPTIGAIMNTFADKTNDSRYDGTFTTVYRGNWLRGTGVPETTLYNANNLPVSMGDPILTFLNSEPATAITYPSGAGASGVGAGVLPGRADWVVGPNGISRIAYPGLWKLGPYRTDNGTGLGSPNAGSTRPYYVAKFSELYFVAAEAAVKGATTKAGKSARELINVIRARAGKWRFDNSSNAAKVQDNSAAMVAATPATIDINYILAERSREYYGEGYRWYDLVRTQKWNELAGTYRIGGNNFGDHTPTTVTRTIQPYHYLRPIPQAQLDALDVPADVKAAYQNPGY, from the coding sequence ATGTATGCTCACCTGCGCTACATCTACGGAGAGGCTTACTATTATAACGTCACCGAAACCGGGACAGACGAAGTAACCTATGGCCAAAGCGCCGACGAGAACTTCCTGGCCGCGGACCTCTCAGGCAGAGCGGCGTTTAACGGCAATAACAGCCGCGCCGACAGGGTGTGGTTTGCGGCGTTCCCCAACATCAATACGGCTAGTGGCGTTATTAAAAATGCCTCCGCCGTGGGTACCGTTTCGCCGGCCTTAGTTGCTGAAGCACGGTTCTTCCGAGCCTTCGACTACTTCTTGCTGGTTCAAACCTTTGGGGGCGTGCCGCTGGATTTAGGCTCAGGTGAACTGCAGTTCAATACCACCCCGATTAGAACTTCGGTACGCAACACAGTACCCGAAGTGTATACCAAAGCCGTTTTTCCGGATCTGCTAATCGCAATCAACGACTTGCCGGCGACTCCGCGTGTTATTGGTGGTGTCACCAAAACGCTTGCCCGCTTGTATCTGGCAAAAGCCTACCTAACCTATGCTTGGTGGCTTGAAAACCCGAATAACATTCCGACCTATCCAGAGGCTCAACGCACAGATCCTGATGGCCACAACGCTCAATGGTATTATCAAAAGGCGTATGACCTAGCAGCTGATGGTATCGACAATCCGGGCCAGTACCGCTTGCAACCAACGTACTACGATGTGAACGTGGGGACGAATGACCGCAACGCGGAAACGATGTTGTACGCTGACCATACCGAATCCAGCCAGTTGTATAACGCAGGTGACTTGAGTAATGGTAGTGCCGGCGCCCCTGATAACTTCGCCAGCTGGATGCTGACCTGGAACTACCCCTCTATCAGAAGCTTCAAAACAGCAGGAGCTAGCGGAACAGGTAATGCTTCTTCCGTGCAGCGGGAAGCAGTGCAGCCATTGGGTCGCCCTTGGGTACGTATGGCTCCTACCATTGGCGCCATTATGAATACGTTTGCCGACAAAACCAACGATTCTCGCTACGATGGTACCTTTACCACGGTGTACCGCGGCAACTGGCTTAGAGGAACAGGCGTTCCGGAGACGACTTTGTACAACGCCAATAACCTGCCAGTTAGCATGGGTGATCCTATCCTGACGTTCCTGAACTCAGAGCCGGCTACTGCCATTACCTATCCTAGCGGAGCAGGCGCAAGTGGCGTAGGCGCAGGCGTGCTGCCCGGCAGAGCGGATTGGGTAGTTGGGCCGAATGGCATCAGCCGAATTGCCTATCCAGGTCTGTGGAAGCTTGGCCCTTACCGTACGGATAACGGTACGGGCTTAGGTTCTCCCAATGCTGGCAGCACACGCCCGTACTACGTCGCCAAATTCTCTGAGCTATACTTTGTAGCGGCGGAAGCAGCCGTAAAAGGAGCAACCACCAAAGCAGGCAAAAGCGCACGTGAATTGATTAACGTTATTCGGGCCCGGGCCGGCAAATGGCGCTTTGACAACAGTAGCAACGCAGCCAAGGTGCAGGATAACAGCGCGGCTATGGTGGCGGCCACTCCGGCTACGATAGACATCAACTATATCTTGGCAGAACGCTCGCGTGAGTACTACGGCGAAGGATACCGCTGGTATGATTTGGTGCGCACCCAGAAATGGAACGAGCTGGCTGGAACCTACCGTATTGGCGGCAATAACTTCGGCGACCACACGCCTACTACCGTTACGCGTACCATTCAGCCGTATCATTACCTGCGTCCCATTCCGCAGGCCCAGCTTGATGCACTGGACGTACCAGCTGATGTAAAAGCTGCTTATCAGAACCCAGGCTACTAA